The following proteins are encoded in a genomic region of Streptomyces gobiensis:
- a CDS encoding AMP-binding protein produces the protein MTAIHPTAGPTEEFRSARDILLRHREDYAAACAEFTWPAPEHFNWALDWFDRIARGNDRTALHIVEEDGSERRISFDAMRVRSDQVARWLRERGVRAGDRVVVMLGNQVELWETLLAAMKLRAVVIPATPLLGPADLADRIERGEAGHVVVRAQDTGKFAGLPGDYSRIAVGGAEPGWLAYEDAYDRPAEFMPDGVTRADDTLLLYFTSGTTAQPKLVEHTHASYPIGHLSTLYWIGLRPGDVHLNISSPGWAKHAYSNFFAPWSAEATVLVVNYARFDAARLMAEMDRAQVTTFCAPPTVWRMLIQADLGQLRTPPREAVAAGEPLNPEVIERVRYGWGVTVRDGFGQTETSLQIGNFPGQPLKTGSMGLPSPGFAIELIDPVSGKPGAEEGEICLDLTRRPAGLMTGYRGDAERTAEAMAGGYYRTGDIGARDAYGYITYIGRADDVFKASDYKISPFELESALLEHEAVAEAAVVPSPDSLRLAVPKAYVLLAEGWDPGPGTAAAIFAHSRSVLAPYKRIRVLEFAELPKTVSGKIRRVELRVHAARADSRSAEYREEGR, from the coding sequence ATGACGGCAATTCATCCCACAGCTGGTCCCACCGAGGAGTTCCGGTCCGCCCGTGACATTCTGCTGCGGCATCGCGAGGATTACGCGGCAGCCTGTGCGGAGTTCACCTGGCCGGCTCCCGAGCACTTCAACTGGGCACTTGACTGGTTCGACCGGATCGCGCGGGGCAATGACCGTACGGCGCTGCACATCGTCGAGGAGGACGGCAGCGAGCGGCGGATCTCCTTTGACGCCATGCGGGTACGCTCCGACCAGGTCGCCCGCTGGCTGCGTGAGCGGGGCGTACGGGCCGGGGACCGGGTGGTCGTCATGCTCGGCAACCAGGTGGAGCTGTGGGAGACCCTGCTGGCCGCCATGAAGCTGCGCGCCGTCGTCATTCCCGCCACCCCGCTGCTCGGCCCGGCCGATCTCGCCGACCGGATCGAACGGGGGGAGGCCGGGCATGTGGTCGTACGGGCTCAGGACACCGGGAAGTTCGCTGGGCTGCCCGGCGACTACAGCCGTATCGCGGTCGGCGGGGCCGAGCCGGGATGGCTGGCCTATGAGGACGCCTACGACAGACCGGCGGAGTTCATGCCGGATGGCGTCACCCGGGCCGACGACACCCTGCTCCTCTACTTCACCTCCGGCACCACCGCCCAGCCCAAGCTCGTTGAGCACACCCATGCCTCCTATCCCATCGGCCATCTGTCCACGCTGTACTGGATTGGGCTGCGCCCGGGCGATGTCCACCTCAATATCTCGTCACCCGGCTGGGCCAAGCACGCCTACAGCAACTTCTTCGCGCCCTGGTCGGCCGAGGCGACTGTCCTTGTCGTCAACTACGCACGCTTTGACGCCGCCCGGCTGATGGCGGAGATGGACCGCGCCCAGGTCACGACCTTCTGTGCGCCGCCCACGGTGTGGCGGATGCTGATCCAGGCCGACCTGGGGCAGCTCCGTACCCCGCCACGGGAGGCCGTGGCGGCGGGCGAGCCGCTCAATCCTGAAGTGATCGAACGGGTGCGGTACGGCTGGGGCGTTACGGTCCGGGACGGCTTCGGCCAGACCGAGACGAGCCTCCAGATCGGGAACTTCCCCGGCCAGCCGCTGAAGACCGGCTCGATGGGGCTGCCCAGCCCCGGCTTCGCCATTGAACTCATCGACCCGGTCAGTGGTAAACCGGGAGCCGAGGAGGGCGAGATCTGCCTTGATCTGACCCGCCGTCCGGCCGGACTGATGACCGGCTACCGGGGTGACGCCGAGCGCACGGCGGAAGCGATGGCGGGCGGCTACTACCGCACCGGCGACATCGGAGCCCGGGACGCGTACGGCTATATCACCTACATCGGACGCGCCGACGATGTCTTCAAGGCCTCCGACTACAAGATCTCCCCCTTTGAGCTGGAGAGCGCCCTGCTCGAACATGAGGCGGTCGCCGAGGCCGCGGTCGTGCCCTCACCGGATTCGCTGCGGCTCGCGGTGCCCAAGGCCTATGTGCTGCTGGCCGAGGGCTGGGATCCCGGACCCGGGACCGCTGCGGCGATCTTCGCGCACTCCCGGTCGGTCCTCGCCCCCTACAAGCGGATCCGTGTGCTCGAGTTCGCCGAGCTGCCGAAGACCGTCTCCGGGAAGATCCGCCGGGTCGAACTGCGCGTCCACGCGGCCCGCGCGGACAGCCGGTCCGCCGAGTACCGGGAGGAGGGCCGATGA
- a CDS encoding AMP-binding protein, producing MSQLSYAQGAEDTSLLADTIGASLARAVTAYPGRDALVDMPSGRRWTYERFSRDVDAVARGLLAQGVGRGDRVGIWAVNCPEWVMVQYATARIGAIMVNINPAYRTHELAYVLNQAGIGVLISSVVYKTSHYRRMIEDVRSECPALREAVYINDPSWDALIESGAAVPYERLAERESGLSCHDPVNIQYTSGTTGFPKGATLSHHNILNNGYFVGETLGYTEADRICVPVPFYHCFGMVMGNLAATSHGACVVIPARTFDAEKTLHAVERERCTSLYGVPTMFIAEFGLPDFATYDLSSLRTGIMAGSPCPAEVMKRVVAEMGMAEVSICYGMTETSPVATQTRRDDDLERRTSTVGRVLPHIEVKVIDPASGRTVERGVPGELCTRGYSVMLGYWNQPERTQEAVDEAGWMHTGDLAVLRADGYVQIVGRIKDVIIRGGENIYPREIEEFLHGHPKISDVQVVGVPDAAYGEAVLACVILRDPADVITHAEVVEYCEGRLARYKVPQRVRVVDSFPMTVSGKVRKVELRARFSTQ from the coding sequence ATGAGCCAGCTCTCCTACGCACAAGGCGCTGAGGACACCTCGCTGCTCGCCGACACCATCGGGGCCAGCCTCGCCCGGGCCGTCACCGCGTACCCCGGGCGCGACGCGCTGGTGGATATGCCCTCGGGCCGTCGCTGGACATATGAGCGCTTCAGCAGAGACGTTGACGCCGTCGCCCGCGGACTGCTCGCACAGGGCGTCGGCCGGGGTGACCGGGTCGGGATCTGGGCCGTCAACTGCCCGGAGTGGGTGATGGTGCAGTACGCCACCGCCCGGATCGGGGCGATCATGGTCAACATCAACCCCGCCTACCGGACGCATGAGCTGGCCTACGTGCTGAACCAGGCCGGAATCGGGGTGCTGATCTCCTCCGTTGTCTACAAGACAAGCCACTACCGGCGGATGATTGAGGATGTACGCAGCGAATGCCCGGCGCTGCGTGAGGCCGTCTATATCAACGACCCGAGCTGGGACGCGCTGATCGAGAGCGGCGCAGCGGTGCCGTACGAGCGGCTGGCCGAGCGGGAATCCGGGCTCTCCTGCCACGACCCGGTCAATATCCAGTACACCTCCGGCACCACCGGTTTCCCCAAGGGCGCGACGCTTTCGCACCACAACATCCTCAACAACGGTTATTTCGTCGGGGAGACGCTCGGCTACACCGAGGCCGACCGGATCTGTGTGCCGGTCCCCTTCTACCACTGCTTCGGCATGGTCATGGGGAATCTGGCCGCCACCAGCCATGGCGCCTGTGTTGTCATCCCGGCCCGTACCTTTGACGCCGAGAAGACCCTGCACGCGGTGGAGCGTGAACGGTGCACCTCGCTCTACGGGGTGCCGACGATGTTCATCGCGGAATTCGGTCTGCCGGACTTCGCCACCTACGATCTCTCCTCCCTGCGCACCGGCATCATGGCCGGATCGCCGTGCCCGGCCGAGGTGATGAAGCGGGTCGTCGCCGAGATGGGGATGGCCGAGGTCTCCATCTGCTACGGGATGACGGAAACCTCACCCGTCGCCACCCAGACCCGTCGCGACGACGATCTGGAGCGCCGTACCAGCACGGTCGGGCGGGTGCTGCCGCATATCGAGGTCAAGGTCATCGACCCGGCGTCCGGGCGGACGGTGGAGCGCGGGGTGCCGGGTGAGCTGTGTACCCGGGGCTACAGCGTGATGCTGGGCTACTGGAATCAGCCCGAGCGGACGCAGGAGGCGGTGGACGAGGCCGGCTGGATGCACACCGGTGATCTGGCCGTGCTGCGCGCGGACGGCTACGTACAGATCGTGGGCCGGATCAAGGACGTGATCATCCGGGGTGGCGAGAACATCTACCCACGGGAGATCGAGGAGTTTCTGCACGGGCACCCGAAGATTTCCGATGTGCAGGTCGTCGGCGTCCCGGACGCGGCGTACGGGGAGGCGGTGCTGGCCTGTGTGATCCTGCGGGATCCCGCGGACGTCATCACCCATGCGGAGGTGGTGGAGTACTGCGAGGGGAGGCTGGCGCGGTACAAGGTGCCGCAGCGGGTGCGGGTGGTGGATTCGTTTCCGATGACGGTAAGCGGCAAGGTACGCAAGGTAGAACTCCGCGCCCGCTTCTCCACCCAGTAA
- the gcl gene encoding glyoxylate carboligase, translating into MPRMTAARAAVEILKREGVDTAFGVPGAAINPFYSALRASGGIEHKLARHVEGASHMAEGYTRTKAGNIGVCIGTSGPAGTDMITGLYSAIGDSIPILCITGQAPTAVIHKEDFQAVDISSIAATVTKKATTVLEPAQVPGVFQEAFHLMRSGRPGPVLIDLPIDVQMAEIEFDPETYEPLPLHKPAATRKQVEKALAMLAESERPLIVAGGGIINADASELLVEFAELTGIPVIPTLMGWGAIADDHLLNAGMVGLQTSHRYGNANFLDSDFVLGIGNRWANRHTGKLDVYTEGRKFVHVDIEPTQIGKIFAPDYGIVSDAKAALELFVEVAKELKAAGQLPDRSTWAAATQERKAKLQRRTHFDNVPIKPQRVYEEMNKAFGPETRYISTIGLSQIAGAQFLHVYKPRHWINCGQAGPLGWTIPAALGVATADPEASVVALSGDYDFQFMIEELAVGAQFNIPYIHVVVNNSYLGLIRQAQRMFDMDYQVQLSFENINAPELGAYGVDHVKVAEGLGCKAIRVTEPDALVPAFEEAKKLAAEHRVPVVVEAILERVTNISMGLQIDQINEFEDLATEASHAPTSIAPLR; encoded by the coding sequence ATGCCTCGAATGACCGCCGCTCGCGCGGCAGTTGAGATCCTCAAGCGCGAAGGTGTGGACACCGCGTTCGGTGTGCCGGGCGCGGCGATCAATCCCTTCTACTCGGCGCTGCGTGCCAGCGGCGGGATCGAGCACAAGCTCGCCCGCCATGTCGAGGGCGCGTCCCATATGGCCGAGGGGTACACCCGGACCAAGGCCGGCAACATCGGTGTGTGCATCGGTACGTCGGGCCCGGCCGGTACGGACATGATCACCGGCCTGTACTCCGCCATCGGCGACTCCATCCCGATCCTCTGCATCACCGGCCAGGCGCCCACCGCGGTCATCCACAAGGAAGACTTCCAGGCCGTTGACATCTCCTCCATCGCGGCGACGGTCACCAAGAAGGCCACCACGGTCCTGGAGCCCGCCCAGGTTCCCGGCGTCTTCCAGGAGGCCTTCCATCTGATGCGCTCGGGGCGGCCAGGCCCGGTCCTGATCGACCTGCCGATCGATGTCCAGATGGCCGAGATCGAGTTCGACCCCGAGACCTACGAGCCGCTGCCGCTCCACAAGCCCGCGGCGACCCGTAAGCAGGTCGAGAAGGCCCTCGCCATGCTGGCCGAGTCGGAGCGCCCGCTGATCGTCGCCGGTGGCGGCATCATCAACGCCGACGCCTCCGAGCTCCTGGTCGAGTTCGCCGAGCTCACTGGCATTCCGGTCATTCCGACCCTGATGGGCTGGGGCGCCATCGCCGACGACCACCTGCTCAACGCCGGCATGGTGGGCCTGCAGACCTCACACCGCTACGGCAACGCCAACTTCCTGGACTCGGACTTCGTCCTCGGCATCGGCAACCGCTGGGCCAACCGCCACACCGGCAAGCTGGATGTCTACACCGAGGGCCGGAAGTTCGTCCACGTCGACATCGAGCCCACCCAGATCGGCAAGATCTTCGCCCCGGACTACGGCATCGTCTCCGACGCCAAGGCCGCGCTGGAGCTCTTCGTCGAGGTGGCCAAGGAGCTCAAGGCCGCCGGCCAGCTGCCGGACCGCAGCACATGGGCCGCCGCCACCCAGGAGCGCAAGGCGAAGCTGCAGCGCCGTACGCACTTCGACAATGTGCCGATCAAGCCGCAGCGGGTCTACGAGGAGATGAACAAGGCCTTCGGCCCCGAAACCCGGTACATCTCCACCATCGGCCTCTCGCAGATCGCCGGTGCGCAGTTCCTGCACGTCTACAAGCCGCGCCACTGGATCAACTGCGGCCAGGCCGGTCCGCTCGGCTGGACGATCCCGGCGGCGCTCGGCGTGGCCACCGCCGACCCCGAGGCGAGCGTCGTCGCACTCTCCGGCGACTATGACTTCCAGTTCATGATCGAGGAGCTGGCGGTCGGCGCCCAGTTCAACATCCCCTATATCCATGTCGTGGTGAACAACTCGTACCTGGGCCTGATCCGCCAGGCTCAGCGGATGTTCGACATGGACTACCAGGTTCAGCTCTCCTTCGAGAACATCAACGCCCCGGAGCTGGGCGCCTACGGCGTCGACCACGTCAAGGTCGCCGAGGGCCTGGGCTGCAAGGCGATCCGGGTCACCGAGCCGGACGCCCTGGTGCCGGCGTTCGAAGAGGCGAAGAAGCTGGCCGCCGAACACCGTGTTCCGGTCGTGGTGGAGGCGATCCTGGAGCGGGTCACGAACATCTCGATGGGCCTGCAGATCGACCAGATCAACGAGTTCGAGGACCTCGCCACGGAGGCATCCCACGCCCCCACCTCAATAGCCCCCCTGAGGTAG
- a CDS encoding catalase gives MTARTLTTESGAPVADNQNSATAGVGGPLLLQDQHLLEKLARFNRERIPERVVHARGSGAYGHFEVTDDVTGFTRADFLSQIGKRTEVFLRFSTVADNLGGADAVRDPRGFALKFYTEEGNYDLVGNNTPVFFIKDPLKFPDFIHSQKRDPFTGKQEPDNVWDFWAHAPEATHQITWLMGDRGIPASYRHMNGYGSHTYQWTNAEGEAFFVKYHFKTNQGIRCLSSEQGAELAGKDANSHQTDLLEAIERGVHPSWTLYVQVMPAAEAADYRFNPFDLTKVWPHSDYPLQRVGRLVLDRNPDNVFAEVEQSAFSPNNFVPGIGPSPDKMLQGRLFAYADAHRYRLGVNHTQLAVNAPKATTANNYGRDGFMAANGQGRHAKNYEPNSYDGPVQTGQPLAAPFALSGHTGTHEAPAHSKDDDFFQAGELYRLMSEDEKQRLVANIAGGLSQVTRDDVVEKNLAHFHAADPDYGKRVEEAVRELREG, from the coding sequence CCGCCGGCGTCGGTGGCCCGCTCCTGCTCCAGGACCAGCACCTGCTGGAGAAGCTCGCCCGCTTCAACCGCGAGCGCATCCCGGAGCGCGTCGTGCACGCCCGCGGCTCCGGTGCCTACGGCCACTTCGAGGTGACCGACGACGTCACCGGCTTCACTCGCGCGGACTTTCTGAGCCAGATCGGCAAGCGCACCGAGGTCTTCCTCCGCTTCTCCACCGTGGCCGACAACCTCGGTGGCGCCGACGCCGTACGTGACCCGCGTGGCTTCGCCCTGAAGTTCTACACCGAAGAGGGCAATTACGACCTCGTCGGCAACAACACACCGGTGTTCTTCATCAAGGACCCGCTCAAGTTCCCCGACTTCATCCACTCGCAGAAGCGTGACCCGTTCACCGGCAAGCAGGAGCCGGACAACGTCTGGGACTTCTGGGCGCACGCCCCCGAGGCCACCCACCAGATCACCTGGCTGATGGGCGACCGCGGCATCCCGGCCTCGTACCGCCATATGAACGGCTACGGCTCGCACACCTACCAGTGGACGAACGCCGAGGGCGAGGCCTTCTTCGTCAAGTACCACTTCAAGACCAACCAGGGCATCCGCTGCCTGAGCAGCGAGCAGGGCGCCGAGCTGGCGGGCAAGGACGCCAACAGCCACCAGACGGACCTGCTGGAGGCCATTGAGCGCGGTGTGCACCCGTCCTGGACCCTGTACGTCCAGGTCATGCCGGCCGCCGAGGCCGCGGACTACCGCTTCAACCCGTTCGACCTCACCAAGGTGTGGCCGCACAGCGACTACCCGCTGCAGCGGGTGGGCCGTCTGGTCCTGGACCGCAACCCGGACAACGTCTTCGCCGAGGTCGAGCAGTCCGCCTTCTCGCCGAACAACTTCGTGCCCGGCATCGGCCCGTCCCCGGACAAGATGCTCCAGGGCCGGCTCTTCGCCTACGCCGACGCGCACCGCTACCGGCTGGGCGTCAACCACACCCAGCTGGCCGTGAACGCCCCCAAGGCGACCACCGCCAACAACTACGGCAGGGACGGCTTCATGGCCGCCAACGGCCAGGGCCGTCACGCCAAGAACTACGAGCCGAACTCCTACGACGGTCCCGTCCAGACCGGCCAGCCGCTGGCCGCTCCCTTCGCGCTCTCCGGCCACACCGGCACCCATGAGGCCCCGGCGCACTCCAAGGACGATGACTTCTTCCAGGCCGGTGAGCTCTACCGGCTGATGTCCGAGGACGAGAAGCAGCGTCTGGTCGCGAACATCGCCGGCGGTCTCTCCCAGGTCACCCGCGATGACGTCGTCGAGAAGAACCTCGCACACTTCCACGCTGCTGACCCGGACTACGGCAAGCGCGTCGAGGAGGCCGTGCGCGAGCTGCGCGAAGGCTGA